In the genome of Candidatus Saccharibacteria bacterium oral taxon 488, one region contains:
- the raiA gene encoding ribosome-associated translation inhibitor RaiA, translating into MIKDITITGVKYELTDTTKKYVERKIGALGKYLPRHARKSATADVKIKQIDNPGGNKYEVEVIINVPDKKITAKDSTMNVLAAVDIVEAKLNGQLRKYKDDVLAHVGSSRGVLARFKRGFQREQ; encoded by the coding sequence ATGATCAAAGATATTACCATTACAGGCGTCAAATACGAATTGACGGACACCACAAAGAAATACGTTGAGCGCAAAATCGGTGCGCTGGGTAAATACTTGCCGCGGCATGCCCGCAAGAGCGCGACTGCTGATGTAAAGATCAAGCAGATCGATAATCCTGGCGGCAACAAGTACGAGGTTGAAGTAATTATTAATGTACCAGACAAGAAGATCACCGCTAAAGATTCGACGATGAACGTGCTGGCAGCAGTCGATATCGTCGAAGCGAAGTTGAACGGGCAGCTACGTAAGTATAAGGATGATGTGTTGGCGCACGTTGGCAGCAGCCGCGGCGTACTGGCACGGTTCAAGCGCGGTTTCCAGCGCGAGCAGTAG
- the serS gene encoding serine--tRNA ligase, which translates to MLDIRFIRDNAEAVQTAAKHKGCDVSIATLLQLDDERRELQRQVDELRQQRNEVAAQMKGGKPEPSLIEQGKAIKAKLSGLEARLSEVEERYTALLKQVPNMPHADVPVGLSEDENVEVRVVGDIPAFDFVPKNHYEIAEAKGWLDKERAAKVAGARFAYIMGDLVLLQQAIIQFVITSLTNPAVIKEIAEKAGLNVDTRPFIPVLPPLMIRTEPYDQMDRLQPSDDRYKIEGEELWLQGSAEHVLGSMHAGEIFDTKQLPLRYLGFATSFRKEAGTYGKDMEGLIRMHQFDKLEMESFTEAKDSYNEHLLFIAIQEWLLTQLKLPYHVLMKCTGDIGKPNARGVDMEVWLPGQGKYRETHTADYMTDYQARRLMTRVRTDNGVELIHTNDATAFALGRCMVAIIENYQTAEGDVVVPEALRPYMNGREMI; encoded by the coding sequence ATGTTAGATATTCGCTTTATTCGAGATAACGCCGAGGCAGTGCAGACTGCGGCGAAACACAAGGGATGTGACGTGTCTATTGCGACATTGTTGCAATTAGACGACGAGCGTCGCGAGCTGCAGCGCCAGGTTGACGAGCTGCGCCAACAGCGTAATGAGGTTGCTGCGCAGATGAAGGGCGGCAAGCCTGAGCCAAGTTTGATTGAGCAGGGTAAGGCCATCAAGGCCAAGCTGAGCGGGCTCGAGGCTCGGCTGAGCGAGGTCGAGGAACGATACACGGCACTACTAAAGCAGGTGCCTAATATGCCGCACGCCGACGTACCAGTTGGTCTCAGCGAGGATGAAAATGTTGAGGTCAGGGTAGTCGGTGATATCCCAGCCTTTGATTTTGTGCCGAAAAATCACTACGAAATCGCCGAGGCAAAAGGCTGGCTCGACAAAGAGCGCGCTGCCAAGGTTGCTGGTGCTCGCTTTGCCTATATCATGGGTGATCTGGTGTTGTTGCAGCAGGCGATTATCCAGTTTGTGATCACATCGCTCACCAACCCAGCGGTGATCAAAGAGATCGCCGAAAAGGCTGGCCTTAATGTCGATACCAGGCCATTTATACCAGTACTGCCACCGCTAATGATCCGAACTGAGCCGTATGATCAGATGGATCGTCTCCAGCCAAGTGATGATCGCTACAAGATTGAGGGCGAGGAACTGTGGCTACAGGGGAGCGCTGAGCATGTGCTCGGCAGCATGCACGCGGGTGAGATTTTTGACACCAAGCAATTACCGCTTCGGTACTTAGGCTTTGCGACCAGTTTCCGAAAAGAAGCGGGGACGTACGGCAAGGATATGGAAGGGCTGATTCGGATGCACCAGTTTGATAAGCTCGAGATGGAGAGCTTCACCGAGGCAAAGGATAGCTATAACGAACACCTGCTCTTTATCGCGATTCAAGAATGGCTTTTGACTCAACTCAAGCTACCGTATCATGTCCTGATGAAATGCACCGGTGATATCGGTAAGCCAAATGCGCGTGGTGTTGACATGGAAGTGTGGTTACCGGGTCAGGGCAAGTACCGCGAGACGCATACTGCTGACTACATGACTGATTATCAGGCACGCCGCTTGATGACGCGGGTGCGCACGGATAACGGGGTTGAATTGATCCACACGAATGACGCGACGGCCTTTGCGCTGGGGCGTTGTATGGTGGCGATTATCGAGAATTATCAGACCGCCGAGGGTGATGTCGTGGTGCCAGAAGCACTTCGTCCATATATGAATGGCCGCGAGATGATATAA